The Rosa rugosa chromosome 3, drRosRugo1.1, whole genome shotgun sequence sequence ATTTGGGAGGGAGTTCGTTTTAGATTATGTTGAGTTTGCTAGGCATATTCATGtccaaagaagaagatggagagagctgggtttatttttggaagaagaagatgcagATAAATAGTGGAGGAGAGACTGTctggaagaagatgaggagaaaaggaaaaaggaaaaaaaaaacagagaaagagaaattaaaaaaaaaaaaagtaattaagggtaaaatagacattttagaGTGAAATGGATGCCAGTCAGTAATTTAACAgacaatttggacggagctcGACGGCAGGGACTAATtgtgaggaaattgagagttcgaggagtttttaggtgaaattcgaacgtCAGGGAttgaaacgacgaaaccctataatatttaatcattttcttattttagatgacatttttatatatatatgatcttgTTGAAGTTGTAAAAATGAATATTAGATGTGTTTAACAAGTGTTATATAGTTGAGATATTCCATCAAAACAGAATAGACTTTGCCGAACTTTTAAGAAGAATTTTTCTTGACAGCATAAGATAAATTTATCCCATCCCAATTTTAATTCTTGGTTCCGTCACTACTCAACCCCATGCTTAATTGATAAAATTGACAAAAGCTCAATATGTAAGGGCACTGACGCTATGAATTGTTGTCAAATTGAAAAACCAACTTTGAACTCTCCCTTCTGGTTTCAGACAACCCCTCCGATACCCTCATAATTAGTAGAAGTGATGAATGATCCATCcacatttactatatactaattgTCAAGTcactgttcatcggcttatgAACAGTGACGGCTCCAGCCGAGCCGGTGCTGGCTGAAAAGACGACGTTGTCCTTGCTTCATCTTTCTTTTCCCGACACCTGTATATCGTTTCAAAGTTTTCGTGTCTTTGTTCTTCGCTTCACACAGTGTGTGTATCTTTTGCTTTGACACCTGGGGTCCTGCTAAGTGGTATCGTGTCTCACACTCTCACTCCACCGAGAGGTAAATAGACAGAGCTtcagtttgagagagaaatagcgtgagagaaagagagagagctgcaGGGCTGCGTTATATCTATCTAGggatagagagagagtttgagacTGAAGACGAGGGAGACGGGAAGAAGTCGATGGTCGATTGGAACAGAAATTGAGTGAACTGATCATCCCAGGTATTCTACGATGGGTTTGAATTtgtttgatttactttttttgttGGTCTCTCAGTTTTTCCATGATTATACGGTGATGGGTTTGAATTTGTTTGAGCTCCAGTTTGTTGTTCCTGTTCAGAACTAATCTAAGTAGTTTTCAATTAACCTGGGTTCGgattttgtggttttcttttcAGCAAAAGTAAGAGAAGAGTTGGGTTTCTGTTCTTGGTAGGATTTGGATGTTCTTCGGTTATACGGTGGCTTCCTTGATTtcatggatttgttttgtgatttttgattAGATTAGTGTATGTGATTTGGCTTTGTTTGGTAGTCTGAGTTTTATATTTGGATGTTCTTCGGTTATACGGTGTTCAGAAAGCGGAGAGTTTAGTGAAAGAGCCCGGTTTCAATCCCAGTGGCTGCTCTTGACCTTGATAATGAAGAAACTACAAAAGAAGGTACAGACCATTTTGGGTTTTCTTGATTTCTTCCctgttttgaaatttaaatgctCAATTCTTCCTTTCATTGTTCTTTTTTACTGAAATTTGAGTATTTTGATGGGCAGAGTGAGAACGAGAAGATAGACCCTGAAATTGTTGTTGTGAATGTAGAAAAGAAAACAGGAGGAAGATGAGAAGAAGGGTGAAAGGTCTGGTGCTTCGTGCTCAAGCTCGGATCTTCCTTGCATGGATAAGCTCAGGGATCAGCTTTCTTGAGAGGTATGGACTTGAACTTTATCaaaaaatttcttcaaaattagTACAAGTCTTCATATAtgattgatttaggatttggGCTCGGAGGTTTTGATTAAAGAGAGTATATCTTCATTCATTTTTTCTGTACCATATGCAGCAAAAGATACTCTAAAAGTGCAGGCAAGAAAACAGTGGAGTACATGGTGGCATTAGCAGAGAAAACTAAAGACATGTCCGTGTCTGCAGGAAACTATGGCAGGTTGGACTGCAGTCAACAAACCTTTCTGTTACAGTGAATTCAATTTGATATACTTCATTTCTAAATGTTACCTGCGAATTAACACTTAGAAAATATTTCTACTGATAAAAACCTACTGATCTGAGTCTGTATTTGCGACTAAGATGTGGAATTGAATGAATCTGTACAAACTTTAAATCAGAAATTTACTaaaaaaacactaaaaaaacattgctcttcttttctttttgttaatttcTTATCAAACTCAAAGGacataaatatttttttcatgTAAAGTTAAAAAGCATTGAAGTAACCAGCCAGCAAAATTTTGGTATGATCTTTGAAATTGGTATGAAGGAAAAAGTACTACAATTCACGGACTTATACAACACGAGTAAAGTTAAAATCTTTGGGAATgtgatattttttctttttcctaattgaaaagagagagagagagagagagactttttTTATCTCTCTTTCAGGTTCTGCACTGCAATTGATTCCGGTGCAACCAGTCAATGATTTTATGGATGCTTCTAAAGTTAGTAAATTGATTCAGTAGAAAGGATACTTCAAAGGGTCTTCTAATTCATGGAATCATGGACTTGATGGTGTGGTACACCATAATATCAGGTTTCTGTGTTTTTCCCGGTGAATTTGTCTTAATTTAAcacaaattatttattttagaCATGTAATCATCAACACCTAATATATA is a genomic window containing:
- the LOC133739085 gene encoding uncharacterized protein LOC133739085 isoform X1, whose amino-acid sequence is MRRRVKGLVLRAQARIFLAWISSGISFLESKRYSKSAGKKTVEYMVALAEKTKDMSVSAGNYGSRKDTSKGLLIHGIMDLMVWYTIISETTICNRLKQRIEHSVSSLSDKAKTTTLEKLEANNKTRS
- the LOC133739085 gene encoding uncharacterized protein LOC133739085 isoform X2, with product MRRRVKGLVLRAQARIFLAWISSGISFLESKRYSKSAGKKTVEYMVALAEKTKDMSVSAGNYGRKDTSKGLLIHGIMDLMVWYTIISETTICNRLKQRIEHSVSSLSDKAKTTTLEKLEANNKTRS